In a single window of the Sorangium aterium genome:
- a CDS encoding ATP-dependent DNA ligase, producing MLVSDFVATSGRVAALSRRVEKIAALAAILRRLSPAEVQIGVDWLAGRLRQGRLGLGPGVVAEARRASPSVAQPALTLGDADAVFTEIARASGPGAAGARRAALGGLFARATDRERDFFARLLAGELRQERIEPVMIDAVARAARVPPTSLRRAVMLAGDAAEVAKAALLEGALGLQRFSLQLLRPVQPMLAQSADDVATALSELRAMALEWKLDGVRVQAHKAGDEVRVFSRGLGPVTKAVPEIVEIVRALPVRSVVLDGEALTFRAEGPPHPFQVTMRRFGRAHDAAALRAELPLRALFFDVLHLDGEDLLDRPGSERTAALRQVLDRSLRVPRIELPTAAEAEAFFADALARGHEGVIAKSLAAPYEAGRRRGSWLKVKRARTLDLVVLAAEWGTGRRRGLLSNLHLGARDPSAGGFVLLGKTFKGMSDEVLAWQTQRLLELEIGRDAGTVYVRPEIVVEVAFEDVQASPRYPGGVVLRSARVRRYRPDKAVEGVSTMVEVRAIHAGALAREAAEKGQAEGGGEELEEDG from the coding sequence GTGCTCGTTTCCGACTTCGTCGCCACCTCCGGGCGTGTCGCCGCGCTCTCTCGCCGTGTCGAGAAGATCGCCGCGCTCGCCGCGATACTGCGCCGCCTCTCGCCCGCGGAGGTGCAGATCGGCGTCGACTGGCTCGCCGGTCGGCTGCGCCAGGGACGGCTCGGCCTCGGGCCTGGGGTGGTCGCCGAGGCCCGCCGGGCCTCTCCTTCCGTCGCCCAGCCTGCGCTCACCCTGGGGGACGCCGACGCGGTCTTCACGGAGATCGCGCGCGCCTCGGGGCCGGGGGCGGCAGGGGCGCGCCGCGCGGCGCTGGGGGGATTGTTCGCGCGCGCCACCGATCGCGAGCGCGACTTCTTCGCGCGGCTCCTCGCCGGCGAGCTCCGCCAGGAGCGGATCGAGCCGGTCATGATCGACGCGGTGGCGCGCGCGGCGCGGGTGCCGCCAACCTCGCTGCGGCGCGCGGTGATGCTCGCCGGCGACGCGGCGGAGGTGGCCAAGGCCGCGCTCCTCGAGGGGGCGCTCGGCCTCCAGCGCTTCTCGCTGCAGCTGCTCCGCCCGGTGCAGCCGATGCTGGCGCAGTCGGCCGACGACGTCGCGACGGCGCTGAGCGAGCTCCGCGCGATGGCGCTGGAGTGGAAGCTCGACGGCGTGCGCGTGCAGGCGCACAAGGCCGGCGACGAGGTGCGCGTCTTCAGCCGCGGCCTCGGCCCGGTCACGAAGGCGGTCCCCGAGATTGTCGAGATCGTCCGGGCGCTCCCGGTCCGCTCGGTCGTGCTCGACGGCGAGGCGCTCACCTTTCGCGCGGAGGGCCCGCCGCACCCGTTCCAGGTCACGATGCGCCGCTTCGGCCGCGCGCACGACGCTGCCGCGCTGCGCGCCGAGCTGCCGCTGCGCGCCCTGTTCTTCGACGTGCTGCACCTCGACGGCGAGGATCTGCTCGACCGGCCCGGCAGCGAGCGCACCGCCGCGCTCCGGCAGGTGCTCGACCGGTCGCTGCGCGTCCCGCGCATCGAGCTGCCGACGGCGGCCGAGGCCGAGGCGTTCTTCGCCGACGCGCTCGCCCGCGGCCATGAGGGCGTGATCGCCAAGTCGCTCGCCGCGCCCTACGAGGCGGGGCGGCGCCGCGGCTCGTGGCTCAAGGTGAAGCGGGCGCGCACCCTCGACCTGGTGGTGCTCGCGGCCGAGTGGGGGACCGGCCGGCGCCGGGGGCTGCTCAGCAACCTGCACCTCGGGGCGCGCGATCCCTCGGCCGGGGGCTTCGTCCTGCTCGGCAAGACGTTCAAGGGCATGAGCGACGAGGTGCTCGCGTGGCAGACCCAGCGGCTGCTGGAGCTCGAGATCGGCCGCGACGCCGGCACGGTGTACGTGCGGCCGGAGATCGTCGTCGAGGTCGCCTTTGAAGACGTGCAGGCGAGTCCGCGGTACCCTGGGGGGGTAGTGCTGCGGTCTGCGCGGGTGAGGAGATACAGGCCTGACAAGGCTGTAGAGGGCGTCAGCACGATGGTTGAGGTGCGGGCGATCCATGCGGGTGCGCTCGCGCGCGAGGCGGCCGAGAAGGGGCAGGCGGAGGGCGGAGGAGAGGAGTTGGAGGAGGACGGGTAA
- a CDS encoding sigma-70 family RNA polymerase sigma factor: MTAPSSARRVAAFESCRQDLIALAYRMLGDLGRAEDMVQEAWLRWESHAGDADSPKAYLVTIVTRLCLNELDSARARREESRADRLPEPVDLDEGGMPSLEKLEQVSMAFLVVLQRLTPAERAVLLLHDVFDFDHREIAELVGNNAPACRKLLERARQHLAVERRMLVARADDHHRLLQAFLSATLAGDIRVLVNLLADDAIMITDGGPRGRVVERQRNLPQPLHGAARIAAFIVAATARNAGQLQIEEHELNGQPAIVFWTGDRPFAALLLAVADGKIQRVFFHADLDRLRYLGRRSATSSPRPPG; the protein is encoded by the coding sequence ATGACTGCTCCTTCTTCAGCGCGCCGCGTGGCTGCCTTCGAGTCGTGCCGGCAGGACCTCATCGCTCTGGCGTATCGCATGCTCGGTGATCTCGGGCGGGCCGAGGACATGGTGCAAGAGGCGTGGCTGCGCTGGGAAAGTCACGCGGGGGACGCGGACTCCCCGAAAGCGTATCTGGTGACGATCGTCACGCGCCTTTGCCTCAACGAGCTCGACTCCGCCAGGGCGCGCCGCGAGGAGAGCCGCGCCGATCGCCTGCCGGAGCCGGTGGATCTCGACGAAGGGGGGATGCCCAGCCTCGAGAAGCTCGAGCAAGTCTCGATGGCGTTCCTCGTCGTGCTCCAGCGGTTGACGCCCGCGGAGCGAGCGGTCCTCCTGCTCCACGACGTCTTCGACTTCGACCACCGGGAGATCGCCGAGCTCGTCGGCAACAACGCGCCTGCGTGTCGCAAGCTGCTCGAGCGCGCGCGCCAGCACCTCGCCGTCGAGCGGCGTATGCTCGTAGCACGAGCGGACGACCATCACCGCCTGCTCCAGGCCTTCCTGAGCGCCACCCTGGCGGGCGACATTCGCGTGCTCGTGAATCTCCTCGCCGACGACGCGATCATGATCACCGACGGGGGGCCCCGAGGCCGCGTGGTCGAGCGCCAGCGCAACCTCCCTCAGCCGCTGCACGGCGCCGCGCGCATTGCCGCGTTCATCGTCGCGGCCACGGCGCGCAATGCCGGCCAGCTCCAGATCGAAGAGCACGAGCTCAACGGGCAACCCGCCATCGTGTTCTGGACCGGCGACCGACCGTTCGCGGCGCTGCTCCTCGCGGTGGCCGACGGGAAGATCCAGCGCGTGTTCTTCCACGCCGACCTCGATCGGCTCCGCTACCTCGGGCGGCGGTCGGCCACGTCGAGCCCTCGCCCGCCTGGGTGA
- a CDS encoding DoxX family protein has product MKKDRYIYWATTGLIAALMLWSSYNFAFNEEQRDAFRHLGLPDWFRVELTVAKGLGALALLIPVVPSKVKDFAYFGFGLTFVSADIAHLSSGDSRWLILPHWTFFGILVVSYLYHHKLERTRAGGGVAPRSVLG; this is encoded by the coding sequence ATGAAGAAAGACAGATACATTTACTGGGCGACGACGGGGCTCATCGCAGCTCTCATGCTGTGGAGCTCGTACAACTTTGCTTTCAACGAAGAGCAGAGAGACGCTTTCCGGCACCTCGGCCTCCCGGACTGGTTCAGGGTGGAGCTGACCGTCGCAAAGGGGCTGGGCGCGCTGGCCCTCTTGATCCCTGTGGTACCGAGCAAGGTCAAAGACTTTGCCTACTTCGGCTTCGGCCTCACCTTCGTCTCCGCGGATATCGCCCATCTCTCCAGCGGCGACAGTCGCTGGCTCATCCTGCCGCACTGGACGTTCTTCGGTATCCTTGTCGTTTCCTACCTTTATCATCACAAGCTGGAGCGCACGCGGGCGGGCGGCGGAGTTGCTCCTCGGAGTGTGCTGGGTTGA
- a CDS encoding ATP-binding protein: protein MADAARPRRRHLALPASRFIGREGELVAIAGLLRGGERLVTLWGPAGMGKTRLALELASRWAEAQAGEAVWLCELTACRDLRAVCGAVARAIGAQVAAGRREATLVERIGRALATEGPALLVLDNLEHVLEQTAPALDAWVRAAPELRFLATSRERTRLAGEISYELGPLGLPAEGSTERSAAVALFLDRAAAHRASAPPPPPGDEHLADVAALVRRLEGIPLAIELAAAREGVLGVRGLLARLGSRLDLLAGAARGREARQATLRSAIEWSWDLLDDRERRALACCSAFHGPFTLAAAAAVLAEPDAAAIDRIEALRDKSLLRAAPPRSDGATRFALYEVVRELAAEKLAERGEREAAIERHAAFYLGAGEAAAADFERRGALDALNRIAGDLEELLAVAEGALAPATAPRAGAEAAAERALRALCAIEPVLSTRGPFGAQLELLDRALAAAEALAAEPRVVARALAARGRARRLRGLAEAALEDLERARAQAAALGAEALLSGILADLGVLHHGRRDMQRARDHYAQALALHRALGDRRAEGRVLGNLGALHHDERREAEAAAYYEQAIGIAAEIGDGRMEGIFSTNAGLLEQERGAPAQARRRYERAAAILGEVGDLRLLAITLGNLGALHHEEGRLADARACHGRAVGLLREVGDRRSEGIALCRLGAALASVGAVDEARRAIEPAERLLAQLGDEPDVELARVASGFVDLALAQAARRAGRGEEAAAHVGAARRRSARAREGSPSSASRSDDVRLLLRILERSLAALGGLPEARAEGELLLTEGARFVRPPGGGWHDLRERHAARRLLHALAEQQRSAPGRGLSLAALKEVGWPGERILPEAAANRIYVAMNQLRKLGMKPWLRRDAEGYSLDPALPVHYVAVEPAARGGEDSRGGETGEGGGKRR from the coding sequence ATGGCGGACGCAGCTCGGCCGCGGAGGCGGCACCTTGCCCTGCCCGCGTCGCGCTTCATCGGCCGGGAGGGCGAGCTCGTCGCGATCGCCGGGCTGCTCCGGGGCGGTGAGCGGCTCGTCACCCTCTGGGGCCCGGCCGGCATGGGCAAGACGCGGCTCGCCCTGGAGCTCGCCAGCCGCTGGGCCGAGGCGCAGGCCGGCGAGGCCGTGTGGCTCTGCGAGCTCACCGCCTGCCGCGACCTGCGCGCCGTCTGCGGCGCGGTCGCGCGCGCGATCGGGGCGCAGGTCGCGGCAGGGCGCCGGGAAGCGACGCTCGTCGAGCGGATCGGCCGCGCCCTCGCGACCGAGGGGCCGGCGCTGCTCGTGCTCGACAACCTGGAGCACGTGCTCGAGCAGACCGCGCCGGCCCTCGATGCGTGGGTGCGCGCGGCGCCCGAGCTCCGCTTCCTCGCGACGTCGCGCGAGCGCACCCGCCTGGCAGGCGAGATCAGCTACGAGCTCGGCCCCCTCGGCCTCCCCGCGGAGGGCTCGACCGAGCGCAGCGCGGCCGTGGCGCTCTTCCTCGACCGCGCCGCGGCCCACCGCGCTTCCGCGCCGCCGCCGCCGCCCGGCGACGAGCACCTCGCCGACGTCGCCGCGCTGGTGCGGCGGCTCGAGGGCATCCCGCTCGCGATCGAGCTCGCGGCGGCGCGCGAGGGCGTGCTCGGCGTGCGCGGCCTGCTCGCGCGGCTCGGGAGCCGGCTCGACCTGCTCGCGGGCGCGGCGCGCGGGAGGGAGGCGCGGCAGGCGACGCTGCGCAGCGCGATCGAGTGGTCGTGGGACCTGCTCGACGACCGCGAGCGACGGGCGCTCGCCTGCTGCTCCGCCTTCCACGGGCCGTTCACGCTCGCGGCGGCCGCCGCCGTGCTCGCGGAGCCCGACGCCGCCGCGATCGATCGGATCGAGGCGCTGCGCGACAAGTCGCTGCTCCGCGCGGCGCCCCCGAGGAGCGACGGGGCGACGCGCTTCGCGCTCTACGAGGTGGTGCGAGAGCTCGCCGCCGAGAAGCTCGCCGAGCGCGGGGAGCGCGAGGCCGCGATCGAGCGGCACGCGGCGTTCTACCTGGGCGCCGGCGAGGCGGCGGCCGCGGACTTCGAGCGGCGGGGCGCGCTCGACGCGCTCAACCGCATCGCCGGCGATCTGGAGGAGCTGCTCGCCGTCGCCGAGGGCGCGCTCGCCCCGGCGACGGCGCCTCGCGCCGGCGCCGAGGCGGCGGCCGAGCGCGCGCTGCGAGCGCTCTGCGCCATCGAGCCCGTGCTCAGCACCCGCGGGCCGTTCGGGGCGCAGCTCGAGCTGCTCGACCGCGCGCTCGCGGCCGCCGAGGCGCTCGCGGCAGAGCCGCGCGTGGTGGCCCGCGCGCTCGCGGCGCGGGGGCGCGCGCGGCGGCTACGAGGGCTGGCGGAGGCCGCGCTCGAGGACCTCGAGCGCGCCCGCGCGCAGGCGGCGGCGCTCGGCGCAGAGGCGCTCCTCTCGGGGATCCTCGCGGACCTCGGCGTGCTCCACCACGGCCGGCGCGACATGCAGCGCGCGCGCGACCACTACGCGCAGGCGCTCGCGCTCCACCGCGCCCTCGGCGACCGCCGCGCCGAGGGGCGGGTGCTCGGCAACCTCGGGGCGCTCCACCACGACGAGCGCCGGGAGGCCGAGGCCGCCGCCTACTACGAGCAGGCGATCGGGATCGCGGCGGAGATCGGCGACGGCCGGATGGAGGGCATCTTCTCGACGAACGCCGGCCTGCTCGAGCAGGAGCGCGGGGCGCCCGCGCAGGCGCGCCGGCGCTACGAGCGCGCCGCCGCGATCCTCGGCGAGGTGGGCGATCTCCGGCTGCTCGCGATCACGCTCGGCAACCTCGGCGCGCTCCACCACGAGGAGGGGCGCCTCGCCGATGCGCGCGCGTGCCACGGCCGCGCGGTGGGGCTGCTCCGCGAGGTCGGGGACCGCCGCTCCGAGGGGATCGCCCTCTGCCGCCTCGGGGCGGCGCTCGCGTCGGTCGGCGCGGTGGACGAGGCGCGGCGCGCGATCGAGCCCGCGGAGCGGCTGCTCGCGCAGCTCGGGGACGAGCCCGACGTGGAGCTCGCGCGGGTGGCGTCCGGCTTCGTCGACCTGGCGCTCGCCCAGGCGGCGCGCCGCGCGGGGCGGGGCGAGGAGGCGGCGGCGCACGTGGGCGCGGCGCGGCGCAGGAGCGCGCGCGCCAGGGAGGGATCGCCGTCGAGCGCGAGCCGATCCGACGATGTGCGGCTGCTGCTCCGGATCCTGGAGCGCAGCCTGGCGGCGCTGGGCGGCCTGCCCGAGGCGCGGGCGGAGGGCGAGCTCCTCCTGACCGAGGGGGCGCGCTTCGTCCGCCCGCCGGGCGGCGGCTGGCACGACCTGCGCGAGCGCCACGCGGCGCGGCGCCTGCTGCACGCGCTGGCCGAGCAGCAGCGGTCTGCGCCCGGCCGAGGGCTCTCCCTGGCCGCGCTGAAGGAGGTGGGGTGGCCCGGCGAGCGGATCTTGCCGGAGGCGGCGGCGAACCGGATCTACGTGGCGATGAACCAGCTGCGGAAGCTCGGGATGAAGCCGTGGCTCCGGAGAGACGCAGAGGGGTACTCGCTGGATCCGGCGCTGCCGGTCCACTACGTCGCGGTGGAGCCGGCCGCGCGGGGAGGGGAGGATTCGCGCGGGGGGGAGACGGGCGAGGGCGGGGGGAAGCGGCGGTAG
- a CDS encoding NAD(P)-dependent oxidoreductase, producing the protein MRLFVLGATGSTGTQIVDLALARGHQVTAFVRSPRKIARRDKALTVIEGDPLRVEKLAPALRGHDAVLSALGPSGREAFRRSTLLAECAATTVAAMKTAGVGRLGSVSAALLFPEKALRFVVFRWLLQHHIRDLIAMEAVVRATNFDWTIARPPRLIKTSAETYRSERDALPAGAWEMSFRAVATFLLDCVEQGTHSREIVGLAGAAR; encoded by the coding sequence ATGCGATTGTTCGTGCTCGGCGCGACCGGCAGCACCGGAACGCAGATCGTGGATCTCGCCCTGGCGCGAGGTCACCAGGTGACGGCGTTCGTCCGCTCGCCCCGGAAGATTGCCCGCCGGGACAAAGCGCTCACCGTCATCGAGGGCGACCCGCTGCGTGTCGAAAAGCTCGCTCCCGCGCTTCGGGGACACGACGCCGTTCTCTCGGCGCTCGGCCCGAGTGGGCGCGAGGCGTTCCGGCGGAGCACCCTGCTCGCCGAGTGCGCGGCCACCACGGTCGCGGCGATGAAGACGGCCGGCGTGGGGCGGCTCGGCAGCGTCTCCGCGGCGCTGCTGTTCCCCGAAAAAGCGCTGCGGTTCGTCGTCTTTCGCTGGCTGCTCCAGCACCACATCCGTGACCTCATCGCGATGGAGGCCGTGGTTCGGGCGACCAACTTCGACTGGACGATCGCCAGACCACCGCGGTTGATCAAGACGTCGGCGGAGACGTACCGGAGCGAGCGCGATGCGCTCCCCGCAGGCGCCTGGGAAATGTCCTTCCGTGCGGTAGCGACGTTCCTGCTCGATTGTGTGGAGCAAGGCACTCACTCGCGGGAGATCGTCGGGCTCGCCGGCGCGGCGCGATGA
- a CDS encoding type VI secretion system contractile sheath domain-containing protein: MRSLRTGGGAGCLGVERAWRGLWLVVERTSFDENIRLELLNCSKDDLRDDFASAGATDKSGLHAVVYARAVGRGHEPYGAILANLEFGPEPEDVTLLQRCATVALLAQAPFVAGASPRLLGVGNHHALGAADRAQGSDALKLLRAEECSRALGLVLPRFLLRAPFGRGERAEASFACEESTEDHESYCWGNASFAFATRLTDSFARYRWCPNIIGPGGGGVIEGLPRPEGEGMIEAPTEVALSLPQEAGIAERGLIPLLAVAPGQACFFSANSLQAPRSFGDTDEGRAEEMNYRLGTSFLGPSSSPVSFIISRSSTALISTP, from the coding sequence GTGCGGAGTCTGCGTACAGGAGGAGGCGCTGGGTGCCTCGGGGTCGAGCGCGCCTGGCGTGGGCTCTGGCTCGTCGTCGAGAGGACGAGCTTCGACGAGAACATCCGGCTCGAGCTGCTCAATTGCTCGAAGGACGACCTGCGGGACGACTTCGCATCCGCAGGTGCGACCGACAAGAGCGGGCTCCACGCCGTCGTCTATGCGCGCGCGGTCGGGCGCGGGCACGAGCCGTACGGCGCCATCCTCGCGAACCTGGAGTTCGGCCCAGAGCCGGAGGACGTCACCCTGCTCCAGCGATGCGCGACGGTGGCGCTCCTGGCCCAGGCGCCCTTCGTGGCGGGGGCCTCGCCGCGCCTCCTCGGGGTGGGGAACCACCACGCGCTCGGCGCTGCGGACCGAGCCCAGGGCTCCGACGCACTGAAACTGCTGCGCGCGGAGGAGTGCTCACGCGCGCTCGGGCTGGTCCTGCCGCGTTTTCTGCTGCGCGCGCCGTTCGGTCGCGGCGAGCGCGCCGAGGCGAGCTTCGCCTGCGAGGAGAGCACCGAAGATCACGAGAGCTACTGCTGGGGCAACGCGAGCTTCGCCTTCGCGACCCGGCTCACCGACAGCTTCGCGCGTTACCGGTGGTGTCCCAACATCATCGGTCCCGGCGGCGGCGGGGTGATCGAGGGGCTGCCGCGGCCCGAGGGAGAGGGCATGATCGAGGCCCCCACCGAGGTGGCGCTGTCCTTGCCCCAAGAAGCCGGGATCGCGGAGCGTGGGCTGATCCCGCTCCTCGCTGTCGCTCCCGGGCAGGCGTGCTTTTTCTCGGCGAACTCCCTGCAAGCGCCGCGATCCTTCGGCGACACGGACGAGGGCAGGGCCGAAGAGATGAATTACAGGCTTGGGACCAGCTTCCTTGGACCTTCGTCCTCGCCCGTATCGTTCATTATTTCAAGGTCATCTACCGCTCTTATCAGCACGCCTTAG
- a CDS encoding leucine-rich repeat domain-containing protein yields MGGWRDPGEDPQAGGGGGAGSTGSGGSGGGGTGGSGGGGTGGSGGGGTGGSGGSGGSGIGGAGGGGTGGSATAACAGPLEFADPALEAAVREAVAKPEGPILPADVASLDALRADRRGIDSLAGIECVRSLTSLVIANNHVADLAPLSSLTELRILDASGNRIENAAPLSSLLRLERLGLHNNPISDVTALGSLTNLSYVALSHTSVSDIGPLGSLIRLRQLHLSDSPISTLAPLSGLQELYELSARATGITDLSPLSTMTALRYVDLGINRISDLSPLASGSFPLLLNLTGNLVSDLTPLVANPDFGEGRAVTMVRNPIDCAVQASNIAALLARGAEIITDCRSFW; encoded by the coding sequence GTGGGCGGGTGGCGGGACCCCGGAGAGGATCCGCAGGCCGGCGGCGGCGGCGGTGCCGGCAGCACAGGTAGCGGTGGCAGCGGCGGCGGTGGCACTGGCGGCAGCGGCGGCGGTGGCACTGGCGGCAGCGGCGGCGGTGGCACTGGCGGCAGCGGCGGCAGCGGTGGCAGCGGCATCGGTGGCGCCGGAGGCGGTGGAACAGGCGGCAGCGCCACCGCGGCGTGCGCTGGACCCCTCGAGTTCGCCGACCCGGCGCTCGAGGCGGCGGTGCGCGAGGCCGTGGCGAAGCCGGAGGGCCCGATCCTCCCGGCTGACGTCGCGTCGCTCGACGCCCTCCGCGCGGACCGCCGCGGGATCGATTCCCTCGCCGGCATCGAGTGCGTCCGCTCCCTCACGAGCCTGGTCATCGCGAACAATCACGTGGCAGATCTCGCGCCGCTGTCCTCGCTCACGGAGCTGCGCATCCTGGACGCGTCGGGCAACCGGATCGAGAACGCCGCGCCGCTGTCCTCGCTCCTCCGGCTGGAGAGGCTTGGCTTGCACAACAACCCCATCTCGGACGTCACTGCCCTCGGCTCGCTGACGAACCTGTCGTACGTGGCGCTCAGCCACACCTCGGTCAGCGACATCGGCCCGCTCGGCTCGCTGATCCGGCTCCGTCAGCTCCATCTCAGCGATTCCCCCATTTCGACGCTCGCGCCGCTGTCAGGCCTCCAGGAGCTGTACGAACTGTCGGCGAGAGCCACCGGGATCACCGACCTCTCGCCCCTGTCGACCATGACCGCGCTGAGGTATGTGGACCTCGGAATCAACCGCATCTCCGACCTCTCTCCGCTCGCGAGCGGTTCATTCCCCCTCCTCCTCAATCTCACCGGCAACTTGGTGTCCGATCTGACGCCCCTCGTCGCCAACCCGGATTTCGGCGAAGGAAGGGCCGTGACGATGGTAAGAAACCCGATCGACTGCGCCGTTCAGGCGAGCAACATCGCTGCGCTCCTGGCGCGGGGAGCGGAAATCATCACGGACTGTCGGTCCTTTTGGTGA
- a CDS encoding integrase core domain-containing protein — MPWKETCSVDERLRFIAQVNESDETFAELCRLFGISRKTGYKWVERYEQAGPSGLEERRPVARSFPHATPAALIDALIELRKERPTWGPKKLRARLESLGVEGLPATSTIGELLKKHGLIRPRRRRVVTPTTAMPSPLAPAEQPNDTWCADFKGHFALGDRTRCHPLTLTDQASRYLLKCEGVAKPDEASVRPHFERAFREFGLPHRIRSDNGPPFATIGIGGLSALSVSWIKLGIHPERIEPGKPQQNGRHERMHKTLKAEATSPPEANLAAQQRVFDRFRHEYNDQRPHEALGQRTPASRYTPSRRSMPSKPSSPEYPDTMAIRRLDDQGRMLFGGAQTTVSSLLAGEPVGLIPSADDVWELYYGPVLLAQVTLKNKELKLARAR, encoded by the coding sequence GTGCCCTGGAAAGAGACATGTTCAGTGGACGAGAGGCTTCGATTCATCGCGCAGGTCAACGAGTCGGACGAGACGTTCGCGGAGCTGTGCCGGCTGTTCGGCATCAGCCGGAAGACGGGGTACAAGTGGGTGGAGCGCTACGAGCAGGCCGGACCGAGCGGGCTGGAGGAGCGGCGGCCCGTGGCGCGCTCGTTCCCGCATGCGACGCCAGCGGCGCTCATCGACGCGCTGATCGAGCTGCGGAAGGAGCGCCCCACGTGGGGGCCGAAGAAGCTGCGTGCGCGGCTGGAGAGCCTGGGCGTCGAGGGGCTGCCAGCAACGAGCACCATCGGCGAGTTGCTCAAGAAGCACGGGCTGATCCGGCCCCGTCGGCGCCGCGTAGTGACGCCGACGACCGCGATGCCGTCGCCGCTGGCTCCAGCCGAGCAGCCGAATGACACGTGGTGCGCCGATTTCAAAGGGCACTTCGCGCTCGGCGACAGGACGCGCTGCCACCCGCTGACGTTGACGGACCAGGCGTCGCGGTACCTGCTCAAGTGCGAGGGCGTGGCGAAGCCGGACGAGGCCTCGGTGCGGCCGCACTTCGAGCGCGCGTTCCGCGAGTTCGGGCTGCCGCACCGCATCCGCTCCGATAACGGGCCGCCGTTCGCCACGATTGGCATCGGTGGGCTCTCGGCGCTCTCGGTCAGCTGGATCAAGCTCGGCATTCATCCCGAGCGGATCGAGCCCGGTAAGCCGCAGCAGAACGGCCGCCACGAGCGAATGCACAAGACGTTGAAGGCGGAGGCGACATCGCCGCCAGAAGCCAACTTGGCAGCGCAGCAGCGCGTCTTCGATCGGTTTCGGCACGAGTACAATGATCAGCGTCCGCACGAGGCGCTCGGCCAGAGGACGCCGGCTTCGCGCTACACGCCCTCGCGCCGCTCGATGCCGAGCAAGCCCTCGTCGCCGGAGTACCCGGACACGATGGCCATTCGACGCCTTGACGACCAAGGACGGATGCTGTTCGGGGGCGCGCAGACCACCGTCTCCTCACTGCTCGCCGGCGAGCCCGTGGGGCTGATTCCGAGCGCCGATGACGTCTGGGAGCTGTACTACGGCCCGGTTCTGCTCGCGCAGGTCACCCTGAAGAACAAGGAGCTGAAGCTGGCCAGGGCGCGGTGA
- a CDS encoding outer membrane protein assembly factor BamB family protein — protein MFHVVQGRAATGGGGGRWTLYGRDLANTHNAAGEKDIGPANVGSLDVKWTFTTSGIVPATPAVDNSAVYFPDGGGTLYKLDAETGAPLWTRSIAALTGTADAVSRTSPALHGHMLYVGTQAGAYMLAVDSRTGALLWKTQLDPHPAAIITQSPVVHGGRVDVGVSSREGAQSNNSRLPSPAARASRASSGRRTPRRIRETGRRATSR, from the coding sequence GTGTTCCATGTCGTCCAGGGCCGCGCGGCCACCGGCGGGGGCGGCGGTCGCTGGACCCTCTACGGCAGGGACCTCGCCAACACCCACAACGCGGCCGGCGAGAAGGACATCGGGCCCGCGAACGTCGGGTCCCTCGACGTCAAGTGGACCTTCACCACGAGCGGCATCGTCCCCGCGACGCCGGCGGTCGACAACAGCGCGGTCTACTTCCCGGACGGGGGCGGCACCCTGTACAAGCTCGACGCCGAGACCGGGGCCCCGCTCTGGACGCGCAGCATCGCCGCCCTCACGGGCACGGCCGACGCCGTCTCGCGCACGAGCCCCGCGCTCCACGGTCACATGCTGTACGTTGGCACCCAGGCCGGGGCGTACATGCTCGCCGTGGACAGCCGCACCGGCGCCCTCCTGTGGAAGACGCAGCTCGACCCGCACCCGGCGGCGATCATCACGCAGTCTCCCGTCGTGCACGGCGGCCGCGTGGACGTGGGCGTCTCCTCGCGCGAGGGAGCGCAAAGCAACAACAGCAGACTGCCGAGCCCAGCGGCGCGGGCCAGTCGGGCGAGCAGCGGCCGTCGAACGCCCAGAAGGATCCGCGAGACTGGAAGACGGGCGACGAGCCGATGA